One Aerococcus urinaeequi DNA segment encodes these proteins:
- a CDS encoding DUF975 family protein — MSYKISRKASEINKEASAIQQGNTLAIFGATLVTGIITGLITWAIEMITGTTDTTTATDSMLTIAGMASLIISIFISFPLSLGIDWSVLRLVDEDRFHIGNIFEPFQRRYFRNIWNQIIYTIVIFLWTILFAVVLGGIGVGIFYLTGQSLTPPTDLTAGDYSGLAGLAVGLVLLFIILYSILMTIVTLRLAMNSYLLFDNDRIGGRKPLKVSKVMMKGNKWTLFWIGFQNALYPVLLGIVIFGGLGLLGAFLNNGGILIAILAIIATVAIMIFSIKYTIRQMVATALLYRLITDEHGDDLDLRFKELDLTPDAPVNNYHTEQRPAFTENAAAIHPADDVATGTAANQSISETEAEKETKAADQADNHVGETAATAAGAAAVFSLADEEKAGQDDEVSESNEYKAETVTDNNVGGSSALRGSYQVGQDADVRQPYQATYTASEGPISAIRNHFTVETSDYNAERPVQEKPSFDLNAGPASESAAVRRSYVVGGQASSDDATNNEDQTPGKKPYNIMGYNTPDRTDFGKVENAKDVILAADKADSGEDGMLNPSDFDKDVDYESEINPNHQN, encoded by the coding sequence ATGTCTTATAAAATTTCACGAAAAGCTTCGGAGATAAACAAAGAAGCGAGTGCCATCCAGCAGGGGAATACCCTAGCGATTTTTGGTGCGACTTTAGTTACCGGAATTATTACAGGCTTGATTACTTGGGCAATTGAAATGATTACCGGCACAACCGATACGACAACCGCAACAGATTCTATGTTGACGATTGCGGGTATGGCATCGTTGATTATTTCGATCTTTATTTCTTTCCCGTTAAGCTTAGGGATTGACTGGTCGGTTTTACGATTGGTGGATGAGGATCGTTTCCATATTGGGAATATTTTCGAACCGTTCCAACGTCGTTATTTCCGTAATATCTGGAACCAAATTATCTATACTATCGTCATCTTTTTATGGACAATCTTGTTTGCCGTAGTTCTTGGTGGTATTGGTGTTGGAATCTTCTACCTAACAGGTCAATCTTTAACACCGCCAACTGACTTAACAGCAGGTGATTATTCAGGATTAGCAGGTCTTGCAGTAGGGTTAGTGCTTCTTTTTATCATCTTGTATAGTATCTTGATGACAATCGTTACCTTGCGTTTAGCGATGAACAGCTACCTACTATTTGACAATGACCGTATTGGTGGCCGTAAGCCATTGAAAGTGTCTAAAGTCATGATGAAAGGGAACAAGTGGACCTTATTCTGGATTGGTTTCCAAAATGCCCTTTACCCAGTCTTACTAGGTATTGTGATTTTTGGTGGTTTAGGACTATTAGGTGCGTTTCTAAATAACGGTGGTATCTTAATTGCTATCTTAGCGATTATCGCGACTGTAGCCATCATGATCTTCTCGATTAAATATACAATCCGTCAAATGGTTGCGACAGCTTTACTATACCGTTTAATTACTGACGAGCACGGTGATGACTTAGACCTTCGTTTTAAAGAATTAGACCTAACACCAGACGCACCAGTAAACAACTACCACACTGAGCAACGTCCAGCCTTTACGGAAAATGCAGCAGCCATTCATCCAGCTGATGATGTCGCAACAGGTACTGCCGCTAACCAATCGATTAGTGAAACTGAAGCAGAAAAAGAAACAAAAGCCGCTGACCAAGCTGACAACCATGTTGGTGAAACAGCCGCTACAGCAGCAGGCGCTGCCGCGGTATTCTCCTTAGCTGATGAAGAAAAAGCTGGCCAAGATGATGAAGTGAGCGAATCTAACGAATATAAAGCAGAGACAGTAACTGACAATAATGTAGGTGGATCTTCAGCCTTACGTGGTTCATACCAAGTAGGTCAAGATGCAGATGTACGTCAACCTTACCAAGCAACTTATACAGCAAGTGAAGGTCCTATCTCAGCCATCCGTAACCACTTTACGGTAGAAACGTCTGATTACAACGCAGAAAGACCAGTACAAGAAAAGCCAAGCTTTGACTTGAATGCAGGTCCAGCATCAGAATCAGCAGCTGTACGTCGCTCATACGTAGTGGGCGGCCAAGCAAGCTCAGATGATGCAACAAACAATGAGGACCAAACGCCGGGAAAGAAACCTTATAACATTATGGGCTACAACACACCAGACCGTACCGATTTTGGTAAAGTTGAAAATGCCAAGGATGTTATTCTAGCAGCTGACAAGGCTGACTCAGGTGAGGACGGTATGTTAAACCCTAGTGATTTCGATAAAGACGTGGATTATGAATCAGAAATCAATCCAAATCACCAAAACTAA
- the uvrC gene encoding excinuclease ABC subunit UvrC yields the protein MASELIENLLTLVPALPGCYIMKNADDQIIYIGKAKNLRNRVRSYFKSTHTGKTAQLVSEIDHFDYIVTQTDKESLLLEINLIKKHQPHYNIRLKHGTMYPYIKITKERDPQMIITSVVEDDDGEYFGPYPNIYAASGTLDLLQKTYPLRKCGKNEKRACFYYHLGQCIGPCDHEVPVAEYEAQKARIRRFLNGDVKNIKDDLKEKMAAASEDLQFERAAEYRDQINYIEQTVEPQNIMSKQYNDRDVFAFYFDKGWISIQVFLLRQFSIIKRDSALFPVYSDPEEELTSYIVQFYQEANHTKPKEILVPGNLDNELIADTVEVKVSTPKRGDKHKMLQMAQRNAKIAHLDKFRLLAMKEQKTTGAIDQLSEALNLPYLKVIESFDHSNIQGTNPVSAMVAYEDGRPNKSMYRKYKIKTVDGSNEFATTQEVIRRRYGRLLKENGHFPDLILMDGGAIEVNAAKEVLEDELGLDIPVAGMVKDDKHRTANLIFGDPLTIIPLDPRSQAFHLLQRIQDEVHRFAITFHRKTRSKQSFTSKLDGIDGVGPKTRTKVLRHFKTMKAVREAAIADIQALAIPEKVAVEIHKAAWDGQKDSPYANEGLVDSIGAVDGEETNEVDEILLNIDQGLSE from the coding sequence ATGGCTAGTGAGTTAATTGAGAATTTGTTGACCCTTGTACCAGCTTTGCCTGGTTGCTACATTATGAAGAATGCGGATGACCAAATCATTTATATTGGTAAGGCGAAGAATTTAAGAAATCGTGTCCGTTCTTATTTCAAGTCGACCCATACCGGGAAGACGGCTCAGCTTGTGAGTGAAATTGACCATTTTGACTATATTGTCACACAAACGGATAAAGAGAGTTTGTTGCTGGAGATTAATCTGATTAAGAAACACCAGCCTCACTACAATATTCGCTTGAAGCATGGGACTATGTATCCTTATATCAAGATTACCAAGGAGCGCGATCCGCAGATGATTATTACGTCTGTGGTGGAGGATGATGATGGCGAGTACTTTGGTCCCTATCCGAATATTTATGCTGCATCCGGTACGCTTGATTTGCTACAGAAGACTTATCCTTTGCGTAAGTGCGGGAAGAATGAAAAGCGGGCTTGTTTCTATTACCATCTCGGACAATGTATTGGCCCTTGTGACCATGAGGTGCCGGTTGCAGAATATGAGGCGCAGAAAGCACGGATTCGCCGTTTCCTAAATGGTGACGTGAAGAATATTAAGGATGATTTGAAGGAGAAAATGGCTGCTGCTTCTGAAGACTTGCAGTTTGAACGAGCTGCTGAGTACCGTGATCAAATCAACTATATTGAACAAACGGTTGAACCGCAAAATATCATGTCCAAGCAATACAATGACCGTGATGTCTTCGCTTTTTACTTTGATAAAGGTTGGATTTCCATCCAGGTATTCTTGTTACGGCAGTTTTCTATTATTAAGCGGGACTCGGCCCTTTTCCCAGTGTATTCTGACCCTGAAGAGGAGTTGACTTCCTACATCGTCCAATTCTACCAAGAAGCCAATCATACTAAGCCTAAAGAAATTTTGGTGCCGGGTAACTTGGACAATGAATTGATTGCGGATACGGTTGAAGTGAAGGTATCGACACCTAAACGAGGCGACAAGCACAAGATGCTGCAGATGGCACAACGAAATGCCAAGATTGCCCATCTAGACAAATTTAGATTGTTGGCTATGAAAGAACAAAAAACAACTGGTGCTATTGACCAATTGTCTGAAGCCTTGAACTTGCCCTACTTGAAAGTCATTGAAAGCTTTGACCATTCAAATATCCAAGGGACAAACCCGGTATCGGCGATGGTGGCTTACGAGGACGGGCGTCCGAATAAATCTATGTACCGCAAGTACAAGATCAAGACGGTTGATGGATCCAATGAGTTTGCGACAACCCAAGAGGTTATCCGGCGTCGTTATGGACGCCTCCTGAAAGAGAATGGGCATTTTCCTGATTTAATCTTGATGGATGGTGGTGCAATTGAAGTGAATGCTGCCAAGGAAGTCTTGGAAGATGAGCTTGGTTTAGACATTCCAGTGGCTGGTATGGTCAAGGATGATAAGCATAGGACGGCCAACCTGATTTTTGGTGATCCTCTAACCATTATCCCGCTTGATCCTCGGTCCCAGGCCTTCCATCTCTTGCAACGGATTCAAGATGAAGTCCACAGATTTGCCATTACCTTCCACCGTAAGACTAGAAGTAAACAATCCTTTACTTCTAAACTGGACGGCATTGACGGGGTAGGTCCTAAGACGCGGACTAAAGTCTTGCGTCACTTTAAGACCATGAAAGCCGTTCGTGAAGCTGCGATTGCGGACATTCAAGCATTAGCCATTCCAGAAAAAGTGGCTGTTGAAATTCATAAGGCTGCTTGGGACGGGCAAAAAGACTCTCCTTATGCAAATGAAGGCCTTGTTGATAGTATCGGAGCGGTTGATGGTGAAGAAACAAATGAAGTTGACGAAATCCTGTTAAACATTGATCAAGGTTTAAGTGAATAA
- a CDS encoding TIGR02206 family membrane protein, translating into MESWDKQESRRKAKLQGLKEKIYLNCVNIDAPFIKAFSLAHILYLAAFFMILLAMFIFRDFINIHQVVIGRVMFTISILQQILLYSWYYFETKFDLKQALPLHICRLSTITGLIYLLTGNQMVMQVLFYFGLYAYFSFFMPSRINKIYHVSGLSYFLNHVITILIPFFAYFTTGWTPSIRGLIVSLGVFAVYWFVALMVNQSTGGNYFYMKYRPVPALDKVNFKTYAVGNFIFTVGLFLIGYSIFNFFV; encoded by the coding sequence ATGGAATCATGGGATAAACAAGAAAGTCGACGCAAAGCCAAGCTACAAGGGCTAAAAGAAAAGATTTACTTGAACTGTGTCAATATTGATGCACCCTTTATTAAGGCATTTTCTCTGGCGCATATCTTATATTTAGCTGCCTTCTTTATGATTTTACTTGCCATGTTTATTTTTAGAGACTTTATCAACATCCACCAGGTAGTTATTGGTCGTGTCATGTTTACCATTTCCATTTTACAACAAATACTCTTATACTCTTGGTATTATTTCGAAACCAAATTCGACTTAAAACAAGCCTTACCACTGCACATTTGTCGCCTATCAACTATAACGGGACTGATTTACCTACTAACAGGTAACCAAATGGTCATGCAAGTATTATTCTATTTCGGACTTTACGCTTACTTCTCATTTTTTATGCCAAGCCGTATCAACAAAATTTACCACGTATCAGGCCTAAGCTACTTTTTAAACCATGTTATTACGATTTTGATTCCATTCTTCGCTTACTTCACCACAGGATGGACACCCTCAATCCGCGGTTTAATCGTGTCACTAGGTGTTTTTGCAGTTTACTGGTTTGTCGCATTAATGGTCAACCAATCAACTGGCGGTAACTATTTCTACATGAAATATCGCCCAGTACCAGCCTTAGATAAAGTCAACTTCAAAACCTATGCAGTAGGAAACTTTATCTTTACAGTAGGGCTATTCTTGATTGGCTACAGCATCTTCAATTTCTTTGTCTAA
- a CDS encoding alpha/beta hydrolase fold domain-containing protein, with the protein MVGASSGANIAAAMNIYDIESGNQWIKQQILLYPVVNMALKETPGYEWSLDEYDIHDNDEIITFIVKSLGIGVHYINKLYAKNVDLKDPLVSPLFASDKTIQQMPPTIIVTAEYDFLRIESEAYGKRLLINGVQTSFFRYLGLDHGFVYKIGISP; encoded by the coding sequence ATGGTGGGGGCTTCATCGGGCGCTAATATTGCTGCAGCCATGAATATCTATGACATCGAATCGGGTAACCAGTGGATTAAACAGCAAATTCTCCTTTACCCCGTCGTTAATATGGCACTTAAGGAAACGCCGGGTTATGAGTGGTCCTTGGACGAGTATGATATCCATGACAACGACGAAATCATTACCTTTATCGTCAAGTCACTTGGAATCGGTGTTCATTATATTAACAAGTTATATGCTAAAAATGTGGACCTCAAAGATCCGCTGGTGTCGCCACTATTCGCTTCAGATAAAACCATTCAACAAATGCCACCGACCATTATTGTGACGGCGGAATACGATTTCTTGCGGATTGAGTCAGAGGCCTATGGCAAGCGCCTGCTGATAAATGGTGTCCAAACGTCCTTCTTCCGTTACCTGGGTTTAGACCATGGTTTTGTCTATAAAATAGGGATTTCCCCCTAA
- a CDS encoding metallophosphoesterase, translating to MAKKSAFNTLLGLGTLALGAAYVRWQNYTVGTTDYFVENPQFKDSLNGFTIAHLSDLHLPDQNVNLNDILDHVYKIQPNIIAITGDIVQTDATNLDEATLFTFFKALTDIAPTFATFGNHDAASLQHNLLVRTMGAAGIVHLNDRAITYTYKGQPLTLMGLDDKMNKYFLVGDALRTVDLTAEQMAQPKILLAHHPEAFLRYHENINKSPDLVLSGHAHGGQIRVPGIGGLFAPNQGKLPKYTSGVFYLPGNPDKQMVVSRGIGASSFPIRLNNRPEVIAVHLTTDIDRAVDGLTKSIDYITEQEGGVTFQQVENQYLARKQERAQAQGYFSVTPDATSSHEIIDAIDKEANVDAYTLVPNEEETDMTDPRENPFVDNNDYDDDVVDRSTIEAPKYEADDEEKVPHNPSIKSSYILLDPETNEKTVVDENVNAEKIFSDNLNEDVFIVKDPKKK from the coding sequence ATGGCAAAAAAATCAGCTTTCAACACTTTATTAGGCTTGGGCACCTTAGCTTTAGGTGCTGCTTATGTTAGGTGGCAAAACTATACTGTTGGAACGACAGATTACTTTGTCGAGAATCCTCAATTTAAGGACAGTTTAAATGGTTTTACCATTGCTCACCTATCTGATTTACACTTACCTGACCAAAATGTAAATTTGAATGATATTTTAGACCATGTCTATAAAATACAGCCAAATATTATCGCCATTACCGGGGATATTGTGCAAACTGATGCTACTAATTTAGATGAAGCGACCTTGTTTACATTCTTTAAAGCTTTGACTGACATTGCACCAACATTTGCCACTTTTGGTAATCATGATGCAGCGTCATTGCAACATAACCTTTTAGTCCGCACCATGGGAGCAGCAGGTATTGTTCATTTGAATGACCGGGCCATTACCTATACTTATAAGGGTCAACCGCTGACCTTGATGGGCTTAGATGATAAAATGAATAAATATTTCTTAGTTGGAGATGCACTGAGAACAGTTGATTTAACAGCTGAACAAATGGCTCAACCAAAGATTTTATTAGCTCATCACCCAGAAGCATTCTTACGGTATCATGAAAATATCAATAAATCACCTGATTTGGTTTTATCAGGTCATGCCCATGGTGGCCAAATTCGTGTACCAGGTATTGGTGGTTTATTTGCACCTAACCAAGGAAAATTACCAAAATATACTTCAGGTGTATTCTATTTGCCAGGTAACCCTGACAAGCAAATGGTGGTTTCGCGAGGGATTGGGGCGTCAAGCTTCCCAATTCGCTTAAACAACCGACCTGAAGTGATTGCAGTCCATTTAACAACGGATATTGACCGGGCTGTTGATGGGTTAACCAAGTCAATTGATTACATCACTGAACAAGAAGGCGGGGTAACCTTTCAGCAAGTAGAAAATCAATACCTAGCCCGCAAACAAGAACGTGCGCAAGCGCAAGGCTACTTTTCAGTAACACCGGATGCCACAAGTAGCCACGAAATTATCGATGCCATTGATAAAGAAGCAAATGTTGATGCCTATACATTGGTGCCGAATGAGGAGGAAACGGATATGACAGATCCAAGAGAAAATCCTTTTGTAGACAATAATGACTATGATGATGATGTAGTAGACCGTTCGACGATCGAAGCCCCTAAATATGAGGCTGATGATGAGGAGAAAGTACCGCATAACCCAAGTATTAAGTCGTCTTATATCTTGTTGGACCC
- a CDS encoding YvrJ family protein: protein MLDVSMQLIGNVGFPIFVSIYLMTRTEKKLDDLIAAVEKLAQ, encoded by the coding sequence ATGTTGGATGTTTCTATGCAACTGATTGGCAATGTCGGCTTTCCCATATTTGTGTCGATTTACTTGATGACGCGAACAGAGAAAAAGCTGGATGACCTAATCGCAGCCGTCGAAAAACTAGCACAATAG